The following proteins come from a genomic window of Pseudomonadota bacterium:
- the ahcY gene encoding adenosylhomocysteinase: MSTQPMEKITPDYKVADLKLAEWGRKEINIAEGEMPGLMALREEYQGKKPLAGARIAGCLHMTVQTAVLIETLIQLGAEVRWSSCNIFSTQDHAAAAVAAAGIAVFAWKGETEQEFWWCIDQSIFGPGGWRPNMLLDDGGDLTQVMHERYPEMLQGVRGLSEETTTGVRRLHEMAQTGALKVPAFNVNDSVTKSKFDNLYGCRESLMDGLKRATGVMIAGKIAVVIGYGDVGKGCAQALKGLGATVWIAEIDPICALQAAMEGYRVVRMNDVAARGDIFVTATGNIRVITHDHMRSMKDRSIVCNIGHFDSEIDVASLRQYRWENVKPQVDQILFPDGKRIILLAEGRLVNLGCAAGHPSFVMSASFSNQVLAQIELWNNFKSYQNRVYTLPQHLDEKVARLHLAKVGADLTVLTREQAEYIGVSIEGPYKPEYYRY; encoded by the coding sequence ATGAGCACGCAACCGATGGAAAAGATCACGCCGGATTACAAGGTAGCGGATCTCAAGCTTGCCGAATGGGGGCGCAAGGAGATCAACATCGCCGAAGGGGAAATGCCGGGCCTGATGGCCTTGCGGGAAGAATACCAGGGTAAAAAGCCGTTGGCGGGGGCTCGCATCGCGGGCTGTCTGCACATGACCGTGCAGACGGCGGTGTTAATCGAGACCTTGATCCAGTTGGGCGCCGAGGTGCGCTGGTCATCCTGTAACATCTTCTCGACCCAAGATCATGCCGCGGCCGCCGTGGCGGCCGCGGGTATTGCCGTGTTCGCGTGGAAAGGGGAGACGGAACAGGAGTTCTGGTGGTGTATCGATCAGAGTATTTTCGGCCCCGGCGGCTGGCGCCCGAATATGCTGCTCGACGATGGCGGAGATCTGACCCAGGTAATGCATGAGCGTTATCCGGAGATGCTCCAAGGGGTGCGTGGTTTGTCGGAAGAGACGACCACCGGCGTGCGGCGCTTGCATGAAATGGCACAGACCGGCGCGCTGAAAGTGCCGGCGTTTAATGTCAATGATTCGGTCACGAAATCGAAGTTCGATAACCTCTACGGTTGCCGGGAATCCTTGATGGATGGTCTAAAGCGGGCCACGGGGGTGATGATCGCCGGCAAGATCGCCGTGGTGATCGGCTATGGCGATGTCGGAAAAGGCTGCGCTCAGGCCTTGAAGGGTCTCGGCGCGACCGTCTGGATCGCGGAGATCGATCCCATCTGCGCGCTACAGGCGGCGATGGAGGGGTATCGGGTGGTGCGCATGAACGATGTCGCGGCGCGCGGGGACATTTTCGTCACCGCCACGGGCAACATCCGGGTGATCACCCACGATCACATGCGGTCCATGAAAGACCGCAGCATCGTGTGCAATATCGGCCATTTCGACTCCGAGATCGACGTCGCTTCCTTGCGTCAATACCGTTGGGAAAACGTCAAACCGCAGGTGGATCAGATCTTGTTTCCCGATGGCAAGCGCATCATCCTTTTGGCCGAGGGCCGCTTAGTCAATCTGGGTTGCGCCGCGGGGCATCCGAGCTTCGTCATGTCAGCGTCGTTTAGCAACCAAGTGCTGGCGCAGATCGAGCTCTGGAACAACTTTAAAAGCTACCAGAACCGCGTCTATACACTGCCCCAGCACCTTGATGAAAAGGTGGCGCGCCTGCACCTGGCGAAAGTGGGTGCGGATCTCACGGTTCTCACGCGGGAGCAGGCGGAGTATATCGGTGTCTCGATCGAAGGCCCTTACAAACCAGAATATTATCGCTATTAA